The following proteins are co-located in the Sphingomonas panacis genome:
- a CDS encoding sensor domain-containing diguanylate cyclase codes for MFAKFEQARIATLDSLGLLDTPPEREFDAIVQLAQRLTGSKIALVSLIDKDRQWFKAKIGLKVNQTPRELAFCAHAVAADDVLIVPDARLDDRFRDNPLVTGAPHIRFYAGVPIRAGMLECPSKRLPLGTLCVIDDTPRDVAPGDLNLLIELANLVEALITARSATAAAVRFAEERGSNLRKLDQKHRQLRQAERMANIGSWRLTLSDNSTEWSEQTYAIHGVPAGDGTALKTALDFYPPKARATITDALERTIRTGEPFDVETDFKTAQGEYRRVRSIGELEVNEGCPVALIGVFQDITSRYLMEQALRDAAHTDDLTRIASRGRFNEYVDERIAIAIQAGERCALLLIDLDHFKAVNDRLGHHAGDDVLRVMASRLQASYLSNCFAARLGGDEFVLLIPDQAILRDLPALLRRLLAELQYSVSVKGLTLRVSATIGACWVGGNITCRGDVLRNADVALYEAKRRQRGSAVIAGEPDLIVEDESGTAALRLVSL; via the coding sequence ATGTTCGCGAAATTTGAGCAAGCCCGAATCGCGACCCTGGACAGTCTTGGTTTGCTTGACACGCCGCCTGAGCGCGAATTCGACGCCATCGTCCAGTTGGCGCAACGCCTGACTGGTTCGAAAATCGCGTTGGTGTCGCTGATCGACAAAGATCGGCAGTGGTTCAAGGCCAAGATCGGCCTCAAGGTCAACCAGACTCCGCGCGAACTGGCATTTTGCGCGCACGCCGTCGCGGCGGACGACGTTCTGATCGTTCCCGACGCACGGCTGGACGACCGATTCCGTGATAATCCGCTGGTTACCGGCGCGCCGCATATCCGCTTCTACGCTGGCGTGCCGATTCGTGCCGGAATGCTCGAGTGTCCGTCGAAACGGCTCCCCTTAGGCACGTTGTGCGTCATCGACGATACGCCGCGCGACGTGGCGCCGGGTGACCTGAATCTTCTGATCGAATTGGCCAATCTGGTCGAAGCGCTCATCACCGCACGATCAGCCACAGCTGCGGCGGTGCGCTTCGCCGAAGAGCGCGGCAGCAATCTGCGGAAACTCGATCAGAAACATCGCCAGCTTCGCCAAGCTGAGCGGATGGCCAATATCGGATCGTGGCGGCTGACGCTCTCCGACAACAGCACCGAATGGTCCGAGCAGACCTATGCGATCCACGGCGTGCCTGCCGGCGACGGCACCGCGCTCAAGACCGCACTCGACTTCTACCCGCCGAAGGCGCGCGCCACCATTACCGACGCCCTCGAGCGCACGATCCGGACCGGGGAGCCGTTCGATGTCGAAACCGATTTCAAGACAGCCCAGGGTGAGTATCGTCGCGTCAGGAGCATCGGCGAACTCGAAGTCAACGAGGGGTGTCCTGTGGCGCTGATCGGCGTATTCCAGGACATCACGAGTCGATACCTGATGGAACAGGCGCTGCGCGACGCTGCGCACACCGACGACCTGACGCGGATCGCGAGCCGGGGACGATTCAATGAATACGTCGATGAGCGGATCGCGATCGCGATCCAGGCCGGGGAACGCTGCGCGCTACTGCTGATCGATCTCGATCATTTCAAGGCGGTGAACGACCGTCTCGGCCATCATGCCGGTGACGACGTGTTGCGCGTGATGGCATCGCGGTTGCAGGCTTCCTATCTGTCCAATTGCTTCGCGGCGCGGCTCGGCGGCGACGAGTTCGTCCTGCTCATCCCCGATCAGGCGATCCTGCGGGATCTGCCCGCGCTGCTGCGCCGCCTGCTGGCGGAACTGCAATATTCGGTCAGCGTCAAGGGACTGACTCTGCGCGTATCTGCAACGATTGGTGCATGCTGGGTTGGGGGTAATATCACGTGCCGGGGGGATGTCCTACGCAATGCCGATGTGGCGCTCTACGAAGCCAAACGCCGGCAGCGCGGTTCCGCAGTGATCGCGGGGGAGCCTGACCTCATCGTGGAAGACGAATCCGGCACCGCCGCGCTCAGACTGGTCTCGCTTTGA
- a CDS encoding tyrosine-type recombinase/integrase, which yields MDAITTAAPPHSLRERMLQDMTMRGFGAHTQKDYIRHVRSFAAFLGRPPDTATMEDLRRYQVDQHERAVGPATINGGVSALRFLFGITLKRPEMALGLVVVRCMPKLRVVLSVEETARLLEAAPGIKYKAALSVAYGAGLRVSEVAHLKVDDIDSTRMMIRVEQGKGRKDRNAMLSPHLLDLLRQWWREGKRRGVMLPHGWLFPGRNGTDPISARQLHRVVQEAAERAEIHKRVSPHTLRHSFATHLLEQGVDIRVIQVLLGHVNINTTGIYTQVSSKTMRAVASPLDQIVAVMEGRAPPG from the coding sequence ATGGATGCTATCACGACCGCTGCTCCGCCCCATTCGCTGCGTGAGCGGATGTTGCAGGACATGACGATGCGTGGCTTCGGGGCGCACACACAGAAGGACTATATCCGGCATGTTCGGAGCTTCGCCGCGTTCCTGGGCCGTCCGCCGGATACGGCCACAATGGAAGACCTGCGGCGTTATCAGGTCGACCAGCACGAGCGCGCCGTGGGGCCGGCCACGATCAATGGGGGCGTTTCGGCACTGCGGTTCCTGTTCGGGATAACCCTCAAGCGCCCGGAGATGGCGCTGGGGCTCGTCGTTGTTCGCTGCATGCCCAAGCTGCGTGTGGTCTTGAGCGTCGAGGAGACAGCGCGGCTGCTCGAGGCTGCGCCAGGCATCAAATACAAAGCGGCCCTCAGCGTGGCCTATGGCGCGGGCCTGCGGGTCTCGGAGGTTGCCCATCTCAAGGTCGATGACATCGACAGCACCCGGATGATGATCCGCGTCGAGCAGGGCAAGGGACGCAAGGACCGCAACGCCATGCTCTCACCGCATTTGCTGGACTTGCTCCGTCAATGGTGGCGCGAAGGCAAGCGGCGCGGTGTGATGTTACCCCATGGCTGGCTGTTCCCCGGTCGCAATGGCACGGATCCGATCTCGGCCCGCCAGTTGCACCGCGTCGTGCAGGAAGCGGCCGAGCGCGCCGAGATCCACAAGCGGGTAAGCCCGCACACATTGCGGCATTCGTTTGCCACTCACCTGCTCGAGCAGGGTGTCGATATCCGGGTCATCCAAGTCCTGCTGGGACACGTGAACATCAACACGACCGGCATCTACACCCAGGTCTCGAGCAAGACGATGCGGGCGGTGGCCAGCCCGCTCGACCAGATCGTGGCCGTGATGGAAGGCAGGGCCCCTCCCGGTTGA
- a CDS encoding recombinase family protein: MIEIAIQSPTPRVRCAIYTRKSSDAGLERDVNSLDAQREICAAYVKCNEHKGWCELPTRYDDGGYSGGTLDRPALRRLLADVEAGQIDVIVFYKIDRLTRSLADFVRLMEAMNRFSISFVSVTQSFDTSESMGRMVLNVLITFAQFEREMLSDRIKDKLAMMRRKGLFVNGHPPIGYDKVNGHLVVNDAEAEIVRDIFRRVAEYPSVFQLMKHLQAEGVCTKAFISKRGRRIGGTPMHAGSIYGLLRNPLYIGFIKDGEEWHEGQHEPIVDRELWDRAQDLRAARAQPRIAWDVSRNLLHGLIWDDSGRPLYTNTGGTGKRRYRYYDSEPKAPGRKKYLFKVRVRADMVEELTFTSVCAFFEDHAQVRKALLTLGNFDIKSQQINAQSQSVVKRLTQMGNDELRRLYEAVFVRVEVAKTELRLLLRCREIAQLLTSTHLLNDPVIASDGIEARVHLLSVNANLICAHRDFTLPIASPPLCGTPDKKLVNLISRAFAARAAVMANRDKPIAELAKTFKLGPSKFARLIRLTYLAPDIQAAIIDGNHPSDLTAHKLIYSTLPLDWYQQRLLLGFCVEGLSNENPPNSPHREVNHPGFAGGSTS, from the coding sequence GTGATCGAAATCGCAATCCAGAGCCCAACCCCGCGGGTCCGATGCGCGATCTATACGCGCAAGAGCAGTGATGCCGGGCTCGAGCGCGATGTAAACTCTCTCGATGCACAACGGGAGATTTGCGCCGCATACGTCAAATGCAACGAACATAAGGGTTGGTGCGAGTTGCCGACGCGTTACGACGACGGAGGTTATTCAGGTGGAACGCTTGATCGGCCCGCGCTCCGTCGCCTGCTCGCCGACGTCGAGGCCGGCCAGATCGACGTGATTGTCTTTTACAAGATCGACCGACTCACCCGCTCGCTCGCAGATTTCGTGCGTCTAATGGAAGCGATGAATAGATTCAGCATCTCCTTCGTCAGTGTTACTCAGTCATTCGACACGTCGGAGAGCATGGGTCGGATGGTGCTGAACGTGCTCATCACCTTTGCGCAGTTCGAGCGCGAGATGCTGAGTGACCGGATAAAAGACAAGCTCGCAATGATGCGCCGCAAGGGTCTATTCGTGAACGGGCACCCGCCAATTGGATACGACAAGGTCAATGGCCATCTCGTCGTCAACGACGCAGAAGCCGAGATTGTGCGCGACATCTTTCGCCGCGTTGCTGAATACCCCAGCGTTTTCCAGCTCATGAAACATCTGCAGGCGGAGGGTGTCTGCACGAAAGCCTTCATCAGCAAACGCGGTCGACGGATCGGCGGCACCCCCATGCATGCGGGATCGATCTACGGACTGCTCAGGAACCCGCTATACATCGGCTTCATCAAGGACGGCGAAGAGTGGCACGAAGGTCAGCACGAGCCAATCGTCGATCGGGAATTATGGGATCGTGCGCAGGATCTTCGCGCTGCCCGCGCGCAACCCCGTATTGCCTGGGACGTGTCGCGCAATCTGCTTCACGGCCTGATCTGGGATGACTCTGGGCGGCCACTGTATACCAACACCGGCGGAACGGGGAAAAGGCGATATCGATACTATGACTCGGAGCCCAAAGCCCCCGGGCGGAAAAAGTATCTTTTCAAGGTACGAGTTCGCGCCGATATGGTAGAAGAACTCACATTCACATCAGTGTGCGCGTTCTTTGAGGATCACGCACAAGTCAGGAAAGCCCTCCTGACGCTCGGCAACTTCGATATCAAATCGCAACAGATCAACGCGCAGTCGCAATCTGTCGTAAAGCGGCTGACACAGATGGGCAACGATGAGCTACGCCGTCTATATGAAGCGGTGTTCGTTCGCGTTGAGGTCGCGAAGACAGAACTTCGACTGCTGCTGAGGTGCAGAGAAATTGCACAGCTTCTAACTTCCACACACCTTTTAAACGACCCCGTTATCGCATCGGACGGGATAGAAGCGCGAGTACACCTCCTGTCAGTCAATGCCAATCTAATCTGCGCTCACCGGGACTTCACCCTCCCAATTGCATCTCCGCCGCTTTGCGGCACGCCCGACAAGAAGCTCGTAAATCTCATCAGTCGAGCGTTTGCGGCACGAGCAGCCGTAATGGCAAACAGAGACAAACCGATCGCAGAGCTTGCGAAGACCTTCAAGCTCGGACCGAGCAAATTCGCGCGACTGATCCGCCTGACGTACCTCGCGCCCGATATTCAAGCCGCGATCATCGACGGCAATCATCCCTCCGACCTCACGGCTCATAAGCTGATTTATAGCACTTTGCCGCTAGACTGGTACCAACAGCGTTTACTGCTCGGGTTTTGCGTGGAAGGCTTGTCAAATGAAAACCCGCCAAATTCACCTCATCGTGAAGTGAACCATCCCGGCTTTGCCGGAGGCTCTACCTCCTGA
- a CDS encoding S41 family peptidase, whose protein sequence is MMLTLTGAADAPDWASALRQDAQAFHDDIATNHPGMVDTANPRFASKNDRQLALAVQRARRTREYAGYWFALRAYAAAFDDGHLEFGAGRDQVQPQLPTRWPGFLTAIDDDGRQRVATHVDWSRLPIGAELIECDGRSADALAKTNVGAFSGRWFLRAVRMEEGGRLFLDQGNPWVTRPSICTFLVETRRRSVKLDWRIIDPAERDRHLARTFSRAAEPIGMRTLPDNSLWITLSDFKGDPEGPAAKALVPLIARLTASPESLRNARAIVLDLRGNHGGSSDWSRQIARLIWGKPAVDAVNLGSDAVEWRASSSNIATLKQFAASLDASSNSSPEVRGWLGETIAGMELARMSGKPVWANVSAAKRNSVSDRSIPTLGRPVLMITDPGCGSACLDAADLWLALGAIHVGQQTSADTVYMDARKDTLPSGFGRVVLPMKVYRGRKRGSNVPLTPSYVFRGSLADTQSLERWVSEIINRLSSTRSANMLSR, encoded by the coding sequence ATGATGCTCACGCTCACAGGGGCAGCGGACGCCCCTGATTGGGCTTCTGCGCTCAGGCAGGACGCTCAGGCTTTCCATGACGACATAGCGACGAACCACCCGGGGATGGTTGATACGGCAAACCCCCGGTTCGCCAGCAAAAACGATCGGCAACTCGCGCTGGCGGTGCAACGCGCTCGACGAACGCGCGAATACGCAGGGTACTGGTTCGCCCTGCGCGCCTATGCCGCCGCATTCGATGATGGACACCTTGAGTTTGGGGCAGGGCGAGACCAGGTGCAGCCGCAGCTTCCGACCCGCTGGCCCGGCTTCCTTACAGCGATTGACGACGACGGGCGACAGCGCGTGGCCACGCACGTCGATTGGTCGAGACTTCCTATCGGTGCGGAGCTGATCGAATGCGACGGGCGATCGGCCGATGCTCTCGCTAAAACAAATGTCGGGGCATTCAGCGGCCGATGGTTTTTACGGGCCGTTCGCATGGAGGAAGGAGGCAGGCTGTTCCTCGACCAAGGGAATCCTTGGGTAACCCGCCCGTCCATCTGTACTTTCCTTGTGGAAACCCGCCGACGATCAGTGAAGCTGGACTGGAGAATTATCGACCCTGCCGAGCGCGATCGACATCTGGCGAGAACCTTCAGCCGAGCCGCTGAACCGATCGGCATGCGGACGCTCCCTGATAACTCGCTGTGGATCACGCTCAGCGATTTCAAAGGCGATCCGGAAGGCCCTGCGGCAAAGGCGCTTGTGCCCTTGATCGCCCGTCTAACAGCATCTCCTGAAAGCTTGCGTAATGCCCGAGCGATCGTGCTCGACTTGCGTGGCAACCATGGCGGATCTTCAGACTGGAGCCGGCAGATCGCGCGTCTCATCTGGGGCAAACCGGCAGTCGATGCTGTCAATTTGGGATCGGATGCCGTCGAGTGGCGAGCTTCATCCTCAAATATCGCTACGCTCAAGCAGTTTGCCGCTTCGCTCGATGCCTCCAGCAACAGCTCGCCGGAAGTGCGCGGCTGGCTGGGGGAAACAATAGCGGGAATGGAGCTGGCTCGAATGTCAGGCAAGCCGGTATGGGCGAACGTCAGCGCGGCTAAGCGGAATTCTGTCTCGGATAGATCTATCCCTACGCTCGGGCGTCCCGTACTCATGATTACCGACCCCGGCTGTGGCTCCGCTTGCCTCGACGCGGCCGACCTCTGGCTTGCGCTTGGTGCCATCCATGTTGGGCAACAGACATCCGCAGACACGGTCTATATGGACGCTCGTAAAGACACTCTGCCGAGCGGCTTTGGTCGCGTTGTGCTGCCAATGAAAGTCTATCGAGGACGAAAGCGCGGCAGCAATGTGCCACTCACGCCTTCCTATGTGTTCCGGGGGTCGCTTGCCGACACTCAAAGCCTTGAGCGATGGGTGTCTGAGATCATTAATCGACTCTCCTCTACCCGCTCAGCCAATATGCTGTCACGTTAA
- a CDS encoding MucR family transcriptional regulator: MSNNHVGNGDIGGVITSIYSALASLDASNAEASTPTFVPAVTTRKSLANPDNIISMIDGKLYRMLRRHRTRHGLTPEEYRKHYHLPADYAMVAPNYAAQRSALAVKIGLERKPKAVEAAPVPKARRKLHVAAPVEDAAMAE; this comes from the coding sequence GTGTCGAACAACCATGTCGGCAACGGCGACATTGGCGGCGTCATTACCTCGATTTATTCGGCACTGGCATCGCTCGATGCATCGAACGCAGAAGCCTCGACACCGACGTTTGTCCCTGCCGTGACGACGCGTAAAAGCCTCGCCAACCCCGATAACATCATTTCGATGATCGACGGCAAGCTCTATCGGATGCTGCGACGGCATCGTACCAGGCACGGGCTGACGCCGGAGGAATATCGCAAGCATTACCATCTACCCGCCGATTACGCGATGGTTGCGCCCAACTACGCGGCGCAGCGCAGCGCACTGGCGGTCAAGATCGGGCTTGAGCGCAAGCCGAAGGCGGTCGAGGCGGCGCCAGTGCCGAAGGCACGGCGTAAACTTCATGTCGCCGCGCCGGTCGAAGATGCGGCGATGGCCGAATAG
- a CDS encoding tyrosine-type recombinase/integrase — translation MDAITTAAPTHSLRERMLQDMTMRGFGAHTQNDYIRHVRNFAAFLGRPPDTATVEDLRRFQVDQHERAVGPATINGAVSALRFLFGITLRRPEMALALVVVRFTPKLRVVLSVEETARLIEAAPGIKYKAALSVAYGAGLRVSEVAHLKVDDIDSTRMMIRVEQGKGRKDRNAMLSPHLLDLLRQWWREGKRRGVMLPHGWLFPGRSGTDPISARQLHRVVKEAAERADIHKRVSPHTLRHSFATHLLEQGVDIRVIQVLLGHVNINTTGIYTQVSSKTMRAVASPLDQIVAVMEGRAPPG, via the coding sequence ATGGATGCTATTACGACCGCTGCGCCGACCCATTCGCTGCGTGAGCGGATGCTGCAGGACATGACGATGCGTGGCTTCGGGGCGCACACGCAGAACGACTATATCCGACATGTCCGGAACTTCGCCGCGTTTCTCGGCCGCCCCCCGGACACGGCCACGGTGGAAGACCTCCGGCGTTTTCAGGTTGACCAGCACGAGCGCGCCGTAGGGCCGGCCACGATCAATGGGGCCGTTTCGGCACTGCGGTTCCTCTTCGGGATAACCCTCAGGCGGCCGGAGATGGCGCTAGCGCTGGTCGTCGTTCGCTTCACACCCAAGCTGCGGGTGGTTTTGAGCGTCGAGGAGACAGCGCGGCTGATCGAGGCTGCGCCAGGCATCAAGTACAAGGCGGCCCTCAGCGTGGCCTATGGTGCGGGCCTGCGGGTTTCGGAGGTTGCCCACCTCAAGGTCGATGACATCGACAGCACCCGGATGATGATCCGCGTCGAGCAGGGCAAGGGACGCAAGGACCGCAACGCCATGCTCTCACCGCACCTGCTGGACTTGCTCCGTCAATGGTGGCGCGAAGGCAAGCGGCGCGGAGTGATGCTACCTCATGGCTGGCTGTTCCCCGGCCGCAGCGGCACGGATCCGATCTCGGCTCGCCAGTTGCACCGCGTCGTGAAGGAAGCGGCCGAGCGCGCCGACATCCACAAGCGGGTAAGCCCGCATACACTGCGCCATTCGTTTGCCACTCACCTGCTCGAGCAGGGCGTCGATATCCGGGTCATCCAGGTCTTGCTGGGACACGTGAACATCAACACGACCGGCATTTATACCCAGGTCTCGAGCAAGACGATGCGGGCGGTGGCCAGCCCGCTCGACCAGATCGTGGCCGTGATGGAAGGCAGGGCACCTCCCGGCTGA
- a CDS encoding restriction endonuclease: MSAWDYAQCAYGEIECAYLLDTCPYCRASLNQLDPDMDDGRFGYFTEVWVGICQLCGWWNARGEARERVDAHTEAVYELGSFGVLKNLDLKNIETPLQEVRDYLTVKYDDRLQMDPQLFERTVGSVFGDHGYEPQVTAYSHDGGIDVILADDETRIGVQIKRWKNRIEAEQIRSLMGAMVQAGLTRGMFVTTSSFRSGAFKTADRYTSLGRPVTLVDAPRFFDALGFSQTRVDRSTGAWITKIRPHLKKLGAFSDINEGRFYED, translated from the coding sequence ATGTCAGCCTGGGATTATGCGCAATGCGCCTATGGGGAAATCGAGTGCGCCTATCTTCTAGACACCTGCCCCTATTGCCGCGCTTCGCTCAACCAGCTCGATCCGGACATGGACGATGGACGGTTCGGCTATTTCACGGAAGTCTGGGTCGGCATCTGCCAGCTTTGCGGATGGTGGAACGCGCGCGGCGAAGCCCGGGAGCGGGTCGATGCCCATACCGAGGCCGTCTACGAACTCGGCTCATTTGGCGTGCTCAAGAATCTGGACCTCAAGAATATTGAGACGCCTTTGCAGGAGGTTCGCGACTATCTGACGGTCAAATATGACGATCGGCTGCAGATGGATCCGCAGCTTTTCGAGCGGACGGTCGGCAGCGTTTTCGGCGACCATGGCTATGAGCCGCAGGTGACCGCCTATTCGCACGATGGTGGGATCGACGTCATTCTCGCCGACGATGAGACGCGGATCGGCGTTCAGATCAAGCGGTGGAAAAACCGGATAGAGGCCGAGCAGATCCGGTCCCTGATGGGGGCGATGGTTCAGGCTGGCCTCACCAGAGGAATGTTCGTCACAACCTCCTCGTTCCGGTCCGGCGCCTTCAAGACGGCTGACCGCTATACCAGTCTCGGCAGACCCGTCACCTTGGTCGACGCGCCGCGATTCTTCGATGCGCTCGGCTTTTCGCAGACTAGAGTCGATCGCTCGACGGGGGCGTGGATCACAAAGATCCGGCCGCATCTTAAGAAGCTCGGCGCGTTCAGCGATATCAACGAGGGTCGATTCTACGAGGATTGA
- a CDS encoding IS91 family transposase: MRTSLEVADIFRSAGPAYRAAHAGHLSLGQLKVMTAIENCRTAALGGHVEACDDCGHWRIAYNSCRNRHCPKCQGAAARTWLAAREADLLPIGYFHVVFTVPAEIADIAWQNKAVVYDLLFRAAADTMLAIAADPKHLGARVGITAVLHTWGSALTHHPHVHMIVPGGGIALDGTRWISSRPAFLLPVRVLGALFRRLFLTRLLALFDAGKLAFFSTLAGLATRKAFLRHLSPIRKKRWVVYAKPPFAGPQAVLAYLSRYTHRVAISNRRLLGFDENGVTFRYKDYRRDGAERQQVMTLATDEFIRRFLIHVLPSGFHRIRHYGLLASSTHKDTMALARRLLGVAAPVEEPEPDEPPDHRPPCPCCGGHMTIIDAFARWCQPRAPPSSPSPIRENAP; encoded by the coding sequence TTGCGTACCTCGCTCGAGGTCGCCGATATCTTCCGCAGCGCCGGGCCCGCCTATCGGGCTGCCCATGCCGGGCACCTGAGCCTCGGCCAGCTCAAGGTCATGACGGCGATCGAGAACTGCCGCACCGCCGCACTGGGTGGTCACGTCGAGGCCTGCGACGACTGCGGGCACTGGCGGATCGCCTACAACTCGTGCCGCAACCGGCATTGCCCCAAGTGCCAGGGCGCCGCCGCGCGCACCTGGCTGGCCGCGCGCGAGGCCGACCTGTTGCCGATCGGCTACTTCCACGTCGTGTTTACCGTGCCCGCTGAGATCGCGGATATCGCGTGGCAGAACAAGGCGGTGGTCTATGATCTGCTGTTCCGCGCGGCGGCGGACACGATGCTAGCCATCGCTGCCGATCCCAAGCACCTCGGCGCGCGGGTCGGCATCACCGCCGTGCTGCATACCTGGGGATCGGCATTGACCCACCATCCGCACGTGCACATGATCGTGCCTGGCGGTGGCATCGCGCTCGACGGCACGCGCTGGATTTCGTCGCGCCCCGCATTCCTGCTGCCGGTGCGTGTGCTGGGCGCCTTGTTCCGCCGTCTGTTCCTCACTCGCCTGTTGGCATTGTTCGATGCCGGCAAGCTGGCCTTCTTCAGCACCTTGGCTGGCCTCGCGACACGCAAGGCCTTCCTGCGGCATCTCTCGCCGATCCGGAAGAAGCGCTGGGTGGTCTATGCCAAGCCGCCCTTCGCCGGGCCGCAGGCGGTGCTGGCCTATCTCTCACGCTATACGCACCGGGTTGCCATCTCGAACCGGAGGCTCCTCGGCTTCGACGAGAACGGCGTGACGTTCCGCTATAAGGATTACCGTCGCGACGGGGCCGAACGCCAGCAGGTCATGACGCTGGCGACCGACGAGTTCATTCGCCGCTTCCTGATCCACGTCCTGCCGAGCGGCTTCCACCGCATCCGGCATTACGGCCTGCTCGCCAGTTCGACCCACAAGGACACCATGGCGCTGGCCCGCAGGCTGTTGGGCGTCGCCGCACCGGTCGAGGAGCCCGAACCCGACGAGCCGCCCGATCATCGTCCGCCATGCCCATGTTGCGGCGGGCACATGACCATCATCGACGCCTTCGCCCGCTGGTGCCAGCCCCGCGCGCCGCCATCATCGCCATCGCCAATCCGGGAGAATGCGCCATGA
- a CDS encoding IS91 family transposase, whose amino-acid sequence MRASIEVADIFRSAGPAYRAAHAGHLSLGQLKVMTAIENCRTAALGGHVEACDDCGHWRIAYNSCRNRHCPKCQGAAARTWLAAREADLLPVGYFHVVFTLPAEIADIAWQNKAVVYDLLFRAAADTMLTIAADPKHLGARIGITAVLHTWGSALTHHPHVHMIVPGGGIALDGTRWISSRPAFLLPVRVLGALFRRLFLTRLLALFDAGKLAFFNALAGLASRKTFLRHLSPIRKKRWVVYAKPPFAGPQAVLAYLSRYTHRVAISNRRLIGFDEAGVTFRYKDYRRPAAERQQVMTLASGEFVRRFLIHVLPRGFHRIRHYGLLASSTHKDTVALARRLLGVAVPVEEPEPDEPPDHRPPCPCCGGHMTIIEAFARWCQPRAPPSSASPIRGNAP is encoded by the coding sequence GTGCGCGCCTCAATCGAGGTCGCCGATATCTTCCGCAGCGCCGGGCCCGCCTATCGGGCGGCCCATGCCGGGCATCTCAGCCTCGGCCAGCTCAAGGTCATGACGGCCATCGAGAACTGCCGCACCGCCGCGCTGGGCGGTCACGTCGAGGCCTGCGACGACTGTGGGCACTGGCGTATCGCCTACAACTCCTGCCGCAACCGGCATTGTCCCAAATGTCAGGGCGCCGCCGCGCGCACCTGGCTGGCCGCGCGCGAGGCCGATCTATTACCGGTTGGCTACTTCCATGTCGTCTTCACGCTGCCCGCCGAGATCGCCGACATCGCGTGGCAGAACAAGGCGGTGGTCTATGACCTGCTCTTCCGCGCTGCTGCGGATACGATGCTGACCATCGCCGCCGATCCCAAGCACCTTGGTGCGCGGATCGGCATCACTGCTGTCTTGCACACCTGGGGATCGGCGCTGACTCACCACCCACATGTGCACATGATCGTGCCCGGCGGCGGCATCGCGCTCGATGGCACGCGCTGGATCTCGTCGCGCCCGGCCTTCCTGTTACCAGTGCGCGTGCTGGGTGCGTTGTTCCGCCGGCTGTTCCTCACACGCTTGCTGGCGTTGTTCGACGCCGGCAAGCTGGCCTTCTTCAACGCCTTGGCAGGCCTGGCCTCGCGTAAGACCTTCCTGCGGCATCTGTCGCCCATCCGTAAGAAGCGCTGGGTGGTCTATGCCAAACCACCCTTCGCCGGGCCGCAGGCGGTGCTGGCCTATCTCTCGCGCTACACGCACCGCGTTGCCATCTCGAACCGGCGGCTCATCGGCTTCGACGAGGCCGGCGTGACGTTCCGCTACAAGGACTATCGCCGCCCTGCTGCTGAACGCCAGCAGGTCATGACGCTGGCGAGCGGCGAGTTCGTCCGCCGCTTCCTGATCCACGTTCTGCCGCGCGGCTTCCACCGCATCCGGCATTACGGCCTGCTCGCCAGTTCGACCCACAAGGACACCGTGGCGCTGGCCCGCAGGCTGCTGGGCGTTGCTGTACCGGTCGAGGAGCCCGAACCCGACGAACCTCCCGACCATCGCCCGCCATGCCCATGTTGCGGCGGGCACATGACCATCATCGAGGCCTTCGCCCGCTGGTGCCAGCCCCGCGCGCCGCCATCATCGGCATCGCCAATCCGGGGGAATGCGCCATGA